TTCCCTTCTAATAAAATTGTGTAAAAGACAACAAGCAATCATAATGCGGTTTTGGACCTTGATTGGGTAAAAAGATCGACTTCTAAGAATAGCCCAAAGCATTTTTAATAATCCAAAAGTTCTTTCTATTACATTTCTTGCCATAGAGTGTCTCATATTGAAGAGCTCTTCTTTGTATATAGGTGTATACCCTTGTCTCCATTCACTACGATGATACCGATAGCCTCTATATGGAGGAAGAAATCCTTCGCAATTTGCATATCCAGCatccacaaaataataataccctgtaataaattataatagttAAATAGACTTCCAACTTATTgctaaatcataaaattataaattgtctcacttaaattttttttatctgtagGAACTATTAAACCATTCCTCCTAGAAATGGCATCTCTTAATACCCTTGAATCTGATGCTGATCTTTCCCATCCCGGTAACACATATATAAACTTCATATCTCTCGAATATGCACCTAGGACATTGGTAGATATATCTCCTTTTCTATTACGATATCTGGGTTTATCAATTGCTGGTACATTAACAATGATATGTGTTCCATCTAATACCCCAAGACAACCCTTGAAACAAATCACCAACAAAATGTTATAAGAAACATAGAACTaaactattaattataaaatggaTTTAAGGATAAGATATACAATCAACATACCTTAAACCATTTCCATCTTTCATCTAAGCAATCTTCTGGAATAGGATCTTGTGCTTTAAGAAGTGTCTCTTGCATTCGTAAGACAACATTTAAGACTAAATTAAAGTACCTACTAACTGTTTCTCCTGAtcatttaaacataaacttaaTAACACGATTCTTAAAATGATGTGTTAATATATGTAAGAACATAGCCACTTGTTCTTCAATATGAAGGAGGACACATAGTAACCGGAAGGCCCGAATATCCATACGAAGTTGATCAATGCAAGTTTGGTCATCTTTGTTAAACAAACTATCTAGAAATTCACTCCTGAAGCTTCTCTAACTATTGGTTGATGCCTAAGAATATTACTTTCATACAACGATAGTGCACAATGACTCAttgacataaaaattataaaacaaatccCAATCATCTTTTAAAACCTTAGCTCCAATATTAGATATGATATAATCTCAAGCTGCTTCTCTGAGTCCATATTTACCtatataaatgatatagaacacaacaatttc
Above is a window of Dioscorea cayenensis subsp. rotundata cultivar TDr96_F1 unplaced genomic scaffold, TDr96_F1_v2_PseudoChromosome.rev07_lg8_w22 25.fasta BLBR01000948.1, whole genome shotgun sequence DNA encoding:
- the LOC120255339 gene encoding uncharacterized protein LOC120255339; amino-acid sequence: MTKLALINFVWIFGPSGETVSRYFNLVLNVVLRMQETLLKAQDPIPEDCLDERWKWFKGCLGVLDGTHIIVNVPAIDKPRYRNRKGDISTNVLGAYSRDMKFIYVLPGWERSASDSRVLRDAISRRNGYYYFVDAGYANCEGFLPPYRGYRYHRSEWRQGREMPTDPIEAQLDAIWETQFHNADVALGD